Genomic segment of Amphibacillus xylanus NBRC 15112:
TTGTCCACAATCTATTCTCTTTAATTTTTTTAATATTTTTTATCCACACTACATATAGACAAATTAATCACAAATCAACTACTTGTGGATAATCTTTGTGAACACTTGTGTTTTTATGTGGATAAGTGTCGAATTACCTTGCAAAATCAATTCTTTTTTGCTAAAATCGTTGTTAATAATTAATATAACTTTTACAAACAGTGAGTGACTATCCACAGGGTGTGAATAACTTGTGGACAGTTGTTCACATCTGTGTAGATTGAATGATTAACATATATGTGGATAACTGTATAAGTTTTATGATACTATATAAATCTATTTTATACACTCCCGCAAAGTTTAAACCTTTCGATCTATTTGTGTTTATTGATAAAGATAGATTGCGAGAGGTTTTTTTTCCTCATTTTTTTTTATAAATTCAAAATTATATTCAATTGTATGGAAATCATTAATTTTACAAAGAAAGGGGCACTATAATGGAAAATATTGATGATTTATGGGCGAGAACTCTCAATAATATTAGACAGAAAGTTGCTAATGAAAGTTTTGAAACTTGGTTTAAAAATACCAAAGCCCATCATCTAGACAACGATCAGTTGGTCGTTTCCGCTCCTAATGAATTTGCACGGCATTGGTTAGAAAATCGTTATACAGAGCTTATTTCTGACGCCATTTTTGAAGTAACTGGAGCAAAATTAAACGCACATTTCATTTCAGCTGAAGAAGATAAAAATGAAGAAAATATTACTAAAGTGAAGCCGAAGCCTGCTGTTGTCAACAATAATCAAGAACAAAGATCAAAAACTATGTTAAATGATAAATATACTTTTGATACATTTGTTATTGGGTCTGGTAATCGATTTGCCCATGCAGCTTCACTTGCTGTAGCTGAAGCACCAGCAAAGGCCTATAACCCTTTATTTATATATGGTGGAGTTGGTCTTGGAAAAACACACTTAATGCATGCGATTGGCCATTATATTCTTGATAATAATCCGAATGCTAATGTTGTCTATTTATCTTCAGAAAAATTTACAAATGAATTTATCAACTCGATTCGTGATAATAAGACAGAACAATTTAGAAATAAATATCGTAATGTAGATATTTTATTAGTTGATGATATTCAATTCTTAGCAGGAAAAGAACAAACACAAGAGGAATTTTTCCATACATTTAATACACTTCATGAGGAAAGTAAACAAATTATTATTTCTAGTGATCGTCCACCTAAAGAAATCCCAACTTTAGAAGACCGATTACGTTCTAGATTTGAGTGGGGGCTAATTACAGATATTACACCACCAGATTTAGAAACAAGAATTGCAATACTACGGAAAAAAGCAAAAGCAGAAGGATTAGATATACCTAATGAAGTTATGTTATATATCGCTAATCAAATTGATACGAATATCAGAGAATTAGAAGGTGCACTTATTCGTGTAGTAGCCTACTCATCACTAATTAATCAAGATATTGATGCAGCATTGGCTGCAGAGGCCCTAAAAGACATTATTCCTAACTCTCGTCCAAAGCGTATTACCGTTAGTACAATTCAAGAATTAATTTCGAAAAAATATAATATTAAGCTAGAAGATTTTGCAGCTAAGAAGCGAACGCGCTCAGTTGCATTTCCACGTCAAATAGCTATGTATCTAAGCCGAGAATTAACAGATCTCTCTTTACCTAAAATCGGAGAAGAATTTGGAGGACGAGATCATACAACTGTTTTACACGCACATGAAAAAATCTCAAAATTAATTACCGATGATCAATTATTCAGCCAGGAAATCGATGAATTAATTGAACAATTAAAAACTCTATAAGCTTTTTCTATTTATACACAGTGTGGATATTGTTAATTTGTTTTTATCTTTATAAACATTTTATCAACAAGTGGATAACTAATGGTTTGATGTTATACATTATGTTATCCACATACTCACAGGCCCTATTACTATGATTACTATATTTATTAATAATTAATATATAATAGACTCTCATTAGGAGGATTTTTTATGAAATTTACAATTCAAAAAGATTTGTTACTAGAAAGCATTCAACATGTTATGAAAGCTATCTCTTCTAGAGTAACAATTCCAATCTTGACAGGAATTAAAATTGAAGCAAGTTATGAAGGTATTAAATTAACTGGAAGTGACTCAGATATTTCAATTGAATCATTTATACCTAGCGAAGAAGATGGAATCATTCATGTTGAAAATATCGAACCAGGAAGCATTGTTGTTCAGTCTAAATATTTCCCTGACATTATACGTAAACTACCTTTGAAAACTGTAGAAATTAATACAACAGAAGATTATAAAGTTAATATAATTTCAGGTGGTTCAGAATTTCATTTAAACGGACAAGATCCAAATGAATATCCACAACTTCCTGTTTTATATACTGAAAATAGTTTTACTTTATCAAATAGTGTATTAAAAGAAATTATTAAACAAACTGTCTATGCAGTCTCAACAGTTGAAACTCGCCCTATTTTAACTGGTGTTAATATGACATTAAACAATGATGCATTAAATTTTGTAGCTACAGATAGCCATCGATTAGCTTCTCGTCATCTATCGATTGAATTAGTAGAAAATCAATTAAATCTAAAAAATGTTGTAATTCCTGGTAAGAGTCTTGGTGAGTTAAATAAAATTATTGAAGAAAACGATGATCCAATTTCAATTAGCGTGACGGAAAATCAAATACTGTTCCAAACTAAAAACCTGTACTTCTTATCACGTTTACTAGACGGTAATTATCCTGAAACATCACGATTAATTCCTGATCATAGTAAAACGACAATATTAACAAATACGAAACAATTATTAAATGCGATAGATCGTGCATCATTATTAGCTAGAGAAAATAAAAATAATGTTGTAAAGCTTGAAACAAAAGGTAATAATCGCTTAGAAATAAGTGGACACACACCTGAGGTTGGTCAAGTAATTGAAGAAGTCAATGCTGAAGCGATTGACGGCGAAGAATTAAAAATTTCATTTAGTGCAAAATATATGTTAGATGCACTTAAAATTATTGAAAGTGAAAATGTTAAGATTGAATTTACAGGTGCTATGAGACCATTCATTATTAAGCCTGAAAATGATCATGATATACTTCAATTAATTTTACCTGTAAGAACTTTTTAAGTGAGATGAAATAGGGTGTAATAACACTCTATTTCTTTTTTTATTAGCTAGAAAACTTGATAAGAATCGACACTTTGCTTATCTTGTGAACTTTAGTAAAATAGATAGAGGGACATGTACGGATTACATGATGTTTAGTAAAAGAAGGAGTAAAAAAATGAAACCCGAAAAAATTCAAATTAAAACGGACTATATTCAGTTAGGCCAATTTTTAAAATTAGCGAATATTGTTGATTCAGGTGGTAGTGTTAAGTACTTTTTAAATGACTATGCTGTTTTTGTTAACGGAGACCAAGATCAGCGCAGAGGCAAGAAGTTGTATCCTGGTGATATAATTGAGGTAGAAGAAGTCGGTCAATTTCAGATAGTAAAAGAGTAGACTACCTGGTCTTCTTAAACAAAAGGTAGGCATGATCTAAATGTATATAAAACATATTAAATTGTCACATTATCGAAATTATGAACAATTAAATTTATCTTTTGATAATGGCATTAATGTTATTATTGGCGAAAATGCACAAGGAAAGACAAACCTAATGGAAGCTATCTATCTTCTAGCTTTTACACGCTCCTATCGAACGTCAAAAGATAAAGAATTAATTCAATGGGATCAAAACTATGCTAAAATAGAAGGGTTAATAAGTAAGAGGAATCAACAATTCCCTGTAGAAATTCAGCTTTCTAATCAAGGAAAAAAAGCCAAACTAAATCATTTAGAACAAAAACGTTTAAGTGATTATATTGGGGCTTTAAATGTTGTCATGTTTGCGCCTGAAGATCTCAATCTAGTAAAGGGTAGTCCACAAGTTAGAAGGAGATTTGTCGACATGGAGATTGGACAAATCCAACCTGTTTATATATATCATCTCGGTCAATTCCAGAAAATTTTGAAACAACGAAATCACTTGTTAAAAAGTCTACAACGAAAACAGACAAATGACTTAGTGATGCTAGATGTTTTAACTGATCAACTAATAGGACATGCCAGTGTCGTTTTAGAAAAACGATTTTTGTTTTTGGAATTATTAAGACGTTGGGCAATTCCAATTCATAAACGAATTAGTCAAGGTAAAGAAACACTAGAGATTCAATATCAAGCCTCAATTGATGTATTAGAATCAGATAATAAGGAAAAAATAAGCAGTATCTACTTAGAAAAGTTCACACAAAATCGTGATAAAGAAATTGAACGTGGAACGACGTTATATGGCCCTCATCGTGATGATCTATCATTTTACGTCAATGATCGTGATGTACAGAAGTTTGGTTCTCAAGGTCAACAACGAACAACCGCATTGTCATTGAAATTAGCTGAAATTGAATTAATCAAGCAAGAGGTCGGTGAATACCCGGTATTACTGTTAGATGATGTGTTAAGTGAGCTTGATCAATACCGTCAATCGCATTTACTTGATACGATTCAAGGTAAAGTTCAAACTTTTGTATCAACAACTAGTGTAAGTGATATTAAACACGAGACAATTGAAAAAGCTGATCTTTTTTATGTTAAGAGCGGTACGATTATAGAACAGAAAAGAGGCTAAGGAATGTTTTTTGATATAGGTGACCAACAATTTGTTAAATCAGACGATATTGTGATGATGATAGATCAACAATATGTCGATTCATCAGTCATTAACGGTGAAATGATTGAATATCAACAGAATTTAAATGATAAGCAGAATCAAACTGATAAACCAAAAACAATTGTTGTCACAAAAGATAACATTTATTATAGCTCTCTATCTATTACAACATTAAAAAAAAGGTCTAGTTTACAAATGATGATTAATCACCTTGATGACTATACTGATGGTGATACGTTTACTTAGTGAAATTTTAATAGTCAATATACTAATAGATCATATTCGA
This window contains:
- the dnaA gene encoding chromosomal replication initiator protein DnaA; this encodes MENIDDLWARTLNNIRQKVANESFETWFKNTKAHHLDNDQLVVSAPNEFARHWLENRYTELISDAIFEVTGAKLNAHFISAEEDKNEENITKVKPKPAVVNNNQEQRSKTMLNDKYTFDTFVIGSGNRFAHAASLAVAEAPAKAYNPLFIYGGVGLGKTHLMHAIGHYILDNNPNANVVYLSSEKFTNEFINSIRDNKTEQFRNKYRNVDILLVDDIQFLAGKEQTQEEFFHTFNTLHEESKQIIISSDRPPKEIPTLEDRLRSRFEWGLITDITPPDLETRIAILRKKAKAEGLDIPNEVMLYIANQIDTNIRELEGALIRVVAYSSLINQDIDAALAAEALKDIIPNSRPKRITVSTIQELISKKYNIKLEDFAAKKRTRSVAFPRQIAMYLSRELTDLSLPKIGEEFGGRDHTTVLHAHEKISKLITDDQLFSQEIDELIEQLKTL
- the dnaN gene encoding DNA polymerase III subunit beta, encoding MKFTIQKDLLLESIQHVMKAISSRVTIPILTGIKIEASYEGIKLTGSDSDISIESFIPSEEDGIIHVENIEPGSIVVQSKYFPDIIRKLPLKTVEINTTEDYKVNIISGGSEFHLNGQDPNEYPQLPVLYTENSFTLSNSVLKEIIKQTVYAVSTVETRPILTGVNMTLNNDALNFVATDSHRLASRHLSIELVENQLNLKNVVIPGKSLGELNKIIEENDDPISISVTENQILFQTKNLYFLSRLLDGNYPETSRLIPDHSKTTILTNTKQLLNAIDRASLLARENKNNVVKLETKGNNRLEISGHTPEVGQVIEEVNAEAIDGEELKISFSAKYMLDALKIIESENVKIEFTGAMRPFIIKPENDHDILQLILPVRTF
- the yaaA gene encoding S4 domain-containing protein YaaA, whose product is MKPEKIQIKTDYIQLGQFLKLANIVDSGGSVKYFLNDYAVFVNGDQDQRRGKKLYPGDIIEVEEVGQFQIVKE
- the recF gene encoding DNA replication/repair protein RecF (All proteins in this family for which functions are known are DNA-binding proteins that assist the filamentation of RecA onto DNA for the initiation of recombination or recombinational repair.), which produces MYIKHIKLSHYRNYEQLNLSFDNGINVIIGENAQGKTNLMEAIYLLAFTRSYRTSKDKELIQWDQNYAKIEGLISKRNQQFPVEIQLSNQGKKAKLNHLEQKRLSDYIGALNVVMFAPEDLNLVKGSPQVRRRFVDMEIGQIQPVYIYHLGQFQKILKQRNHLLKSLQRKQTNDLVMLDVLTDQLIGHASVVLEKRFLFLELLRRWAIPIHKRISQGKETLEIQYQASIDVLESDNKEKISSIYLEKFTQNRDKEIERGTTLYGPHRDDLSFYVNDRDVQKFGSQGQQRTTALSLKLAEIELIKQEVGEYPVLLLDDVLSELDQYRQSHLLDTIQGKVQTFVSTTSVSDIKHETIEKADLFYVKSGTIIEQKRG
- the remB gene encoding extracellular matrix regulator RemB — translated: MFFDIGDQQFVKSDDIVMMIDQQYVDSSVINGEMIEYQQNLNDKQNQTDKPKTIVVTKDNIYYSSLSITTLKKRSSLQMMINHLDDYTDGDTFT